A genomic window from Prunus persica cultivar Lovell chromosome G2, Prunus_persica_NCBIv2, whole genome shotgun sequence includes:
- the LOC18787091 gene encoding UDP-glucuronic acid decarboxylase 5, with translation MATNGDQQATPKPPPNPSPLRNAKFFQANMRILVTGGAGFIGSHLVDKLMENEKNEVIVADNYFTGSKDNLKKWIGHPRFELIRHDVTEPLLIEVDQIYHLACPASPIFYKYNPVKTIKTNVIGTLNMLGLAKRVGARILLTSTSEVYGDPLIHPQTESYWGNVNPIGVRSCYDEGKRVAETLMFDYHRQHGIEIRIARIFNTYGPRMNIDDGRVVSNFIAQAIRDDPLTVQAPGTQTRSFCYVSDMVDGLIRLMQGDNTGPINIGNPGEFTMIELAENVKELINPKVEIIMVENTPDDPRQRKPDITKAKELLGWEPKVKLRDGLPLMEDDVRTRLGVPKNK, from the exons ATGGCTACAAATGGAGATCAACAAGCCACCCCAAAACCACCTCCAAACCCCTCTCCTTTAAGAAATGCCAAGTTCTTTCAG GCCAATAtgagaattttggttactggaGGAGCTGGATTCATTGGCTCTCACCTAGTGGACAAATTgatggaaaatgaaaagaatgag gTTATTGTTGCGGATAATTACTTCACGGGCTCAAAGGACAACCTGAAGAAATGGATTGGTCATCCAAGATTTGAACTTATTCGTCATG ATGTCACAGAGCCTCTGCTAATTGAGGTTGACCAAATATACCATCTTGCCTGCCCTGCTTCTCCAATCTTCTACAAGTACAATCCTGTAAAG ACAATAAAGACAAATGTCATTGGTACATTGAACATGCTGGGACTTGCCAAGCGAGTTGGAGCAAG GATTTTGCTTACATCTACTTCGGAGGTGTATGGGGATCCTCTGATTCACCCCCAGACTGAGAGCTATTGGGGAAATGTGAATCCAATTG GAGTTAGGAGTTGCTATGATGAGGGAAAGCGAGTTGCTGAAACATTGATGTTTGATTATCACAGGCAGCATGGGATAG AGATAAGGATTGCCAGGATTTTCAACACTTATGGACCTCGCATGAATATTGATGATGGTCGTGTTGTCAGTAATTTCATAGCCCAAGCTATCCG TGATGATCCCTTGACTGTTCAAGCTCCTGGGACACAAACGCGGAGTTTCTGTTATGTGTCTGACATG GTTGATGGCCTTATTCGACTTATGCAAGGAGACAACACTGGACCGATCAACATTGGGAATCCAG GTGAATTTACAATGATCGAGCTTGCCGAGAATGTGAAGGAG CTCATCAATCCTAAGGTAGAGATTATAATGGTTGAAAACACACCGGATGATCCTCGCCAGAGGAAGCCTGACATCACAAAAGCAAAGGAGCTGCTGGGATGGGAACCAAAGGTTAAGTTGCGCGATGGTCTTCCCCTCATGGAGGATGATGTCCGCACAAGACTTGGTGTCCCCAAAAACAAGTGA
- the LOC109947442 gene encoding uncharacterized protein LOC109947442: MEDMRKDMGVSISDVKTWRAREHALELVRGSAEESYMRLPSYCAMLEAKNPGAITHIETDNNNHFIYLFMSLGPCIRGFHSVIRPGIALDGTFLKGKYLGTLFVATCKDGNNQIYPLAFEVGDSENDASWNWFLTKLRGAIGHIDDLVFIYDRHESIRKAISTIFPNAHHGACIFHISQNLKNHFKQERAHSLYFRAAKTYHIPEFDRHIVQIFNIDPHVGNYLHAA, translated from the coding sequence ATGGAGGATATGCGGAAGGACATGGGTGTGAGTATAAGTGATGTAAAGACTTGGAGAGCTAGAGAACATGCATTGGAGTTGGTTAGGGGATCAGCAGAGGAATCTTACATGAGACTCCCATCATATTGTGCTATGCTAGAAGCCAAAAATCCTGGTGCGATAACGCATATTGAAACTGACAAtaataatcattttatttatttatttatgtcacTTGGACCTTGCATCAGAGGATTTCACAGTGTTATTAGGCCAGGAATAGCACTTGATGGAACATTTTTAAAAGGTAAATATCTTGGAACGTTGTTTGTTGCCACATGCAAGGACGGGAATAATCAAATATACCCTCTAGCATTCGAAGTTGGAGATTCAGAGAATGATGCATCATGGAATTGGTTTTTGACAAAATTACGGGGAGCTATTGGGCATATTGATGacttagtttttatttatgatagaCATGAAAGCATACGGAAGGCTATCTCTACTATATTTCCTAATGCTCATCATGGGGCATGCATCTTCCATATAAGCCAAAATCTTAAGAACCACTTTAAGCAAGAAAGAGCccattctctttattttagaGCTGCTAAGACATATCATATTCCCGAATTTGATCGTCATATTGTgcaaatatttaatattgatcCTCATGTGGGTAATTATCTTCATGCAGCTTGA
- the LOC109947700 gene encoding uncharacterized protein LOC109947700 produces MLWLVHKSVFKWANNSGHKLTFFGVSGRSEKVNKKAVCFPLHLRISVTFQSWVLPLTICSQLQVSSHFIFTKMIDDQGLGIVANLLGIFIFVLVIAYHYVTADPKYEGN; encoded by the exons ATGCTCTGGTTGGTGCATAAGTCCGTATTTAAATGGGCCAACAATTCGGGCCATAAGTTGACTTTTTTTGGTGTTTCGGGTCGGAGCGAGAAGGTGAATAAAAAGGCGGTTTGTTTTCCGCTCCACCTACGTATCTCGGTTACATTTCAAAGTTGGGTCCTGCCATTGACGATCTGTTCGCAGCTTCAGGTGTCTTCGCATTTTATCTTCACGAAG ATGATTGACGATCAAGGCCTGGGGATTGTTGCCAACCTTCTTGGCATCTTCATATTTGTTCTGGTGATTGCCTATCATTATGTGACGGCAGACCCAAAATATGAGGGCAACTGA
- the LOC18786521 gene encoding CASP-like protein 4C1 encodes MHSPPQQPHRNGETTPYPIPNHPFHSTVSLRKLRRFNYLILVFRIASFSFSLASFIFMLSTSRGPNSPRWYHFDAFRLVVGANAIVALYSLFEMVASVWEISRGATVFSEVLQVWFDFGHDQVFAYLLLSADSAGTALARVLKGRDTCTAWNAFCIQADVAIALGFVGFLFLGFSSLLSGFRVACFIIKGSRFHL; translated from the exons ATGCACTCTCCTCCTCAGCAGCCTCACCGGAACGGCGAGACGACGCCGTACCCGATCCCCAACCATCCCTTCCACTCCACCGTCTCGCTACGGAAGCTCAGGCGCTTCAACTACCTCATCCTTGTCTTCCGAATCGCCTCCTTCAGCTTCTCTCTCGCTTCCTTCATCTTCATGCTCTCCACTTCTCGCGGCCCCAACTCCCCTCGCTGGTACCACTTCGACGCCTTCAG ATTGGTAGTGGGAGCGAATGCAATAGTGGCGCTCTACTCTCTCTTCGAAATGGTGGCTTCGGTTTGGGAAATCTCCAGAGGAGCCACTGTCTTCAGCGAGGTCTTACAGGTCTGGTTCGACTTCGGCCATGATCAG GTGTTCGCGTACTTGTTGCTGTCTGCGGATTCGGCGGGAACGGCGTTGGCGAGGGTTTTGAAAGGGAGGGACACGTGTACGGCCTGGAACGCGTTCTGCATACAGGCGGACGTGGCCATCGCCCTGGGCTTTGTCGGGTTTCTGTTCCTGGGCTTTTCGTCTCTGCTCTCGGGTTTCCGGGTCGCCTGCTTCATAATCAAGGGCTCTCGTTTTCAtctttag
- the LOC18785039 gene encoding ubiquitin-conjugating enzyme E2 7 gives MATQPASQASLLLQKQLKDLCKHPVDGFSAGLVVEENIFEWSVTIIGPPDTLYEGGFFNAVMSFPEDYPNNPPTVRFTSEMWHPNVYPDGKVCISILHPPGDDPNGYELATERWNPVHTVESIVLSIISMLSSPNDESPANVEAAKEWRDNRDEFKKKVGRNVRKSQEML, from the exons ATGGCTACGCAACCTGCGTCCCAAGCCAGTCTCCTCCTTCAGAAGCAACTCAAAG ATCTCTGCAAACACCCAGTGGATGGATTCTCGGCTGGTTTGGTCGTTGAAGAAAACATCTTTGAATGGAGCGTCACAATTATTGGCCCACCCGATACTCTCTA TGAGGGTGGTTTCTTTAATGCCGTCATGAGCTTCCCTGAGGATTACCCGAACAACCCTCCTACAGTACGGTTTACCTCAGAGATGTGGCACCCCAATG TTTACCCTGATGGGAAGGTTTGTATTTCAATTCTTCATCCCCCTGGTGACGATCCAAATGGCTACGAGCTTGCAACTGAGCGCTGGAATCCAGTCCATACG GTTGAGAGCATTGTTTTGAGTATAATATCAATGCTTTCAAGCCCTAATGATGAATCTCCTGCGAATGTTGAAGCTGCG AAAGAATGGAGAGACAACAGGGATGAGTTCAAGAAGAAAGTAGGCCGTAATGTCAGAAAGTCACAAGAAATGTTATAA